The genomic region CGCGATGCCGAACGATCGCCTTCGCAACGGGCTGCTCAAGAAGGGCCTGACGTCGGCGATGCTCGCCGACAGGCTGGGTGTTGATCCGAAGACCGTTGAGCGGTGGATCACGCAGACCCGCAACCCGTACCCGCGCTATCGCCACACCATCGCCGAGTTGCTGGACGAGAGCGAGTCGTACCTCTGGCCGGACGCCCTGCCGACGCAACGAGCGGTGCAGGTCAGCCAGTCAGAGGTCGTCCACATCTACCCGCGCCGCGGAGCCGTCCCCACCGACCTTTGGCAGCGGCTCCTGGAGCAGGCCACCCGACAGGTCGGCGTCCTGGTTTACGGGGGGTTGTTCCTGCCTGAGTTCAACCACCGTTGGGTTCCGACGCTCCGCGAGAAGGCGTTGGCCGGGGTCCAGGTGGAGTTGCTATTCGGCGACCCGGAGGGTGGGCACATCGCCGAGCGTGGCGACGACGAGGGCATCGGCCCAGCCATGTCCAACAAGATCCTGAACGCGTTGGCCTTCTACAAAGACCTACGGGACCTGGACACCGTCGGGATCTACTACCACGACACGATCCTCTACAACTCCATCTACCGCTTCGACGACGAGATGCTGGTTAACACCCACCTCTACGGCACGCCAGCTGCGTACGCGCCGGTGCTGCACCTGCGACGCCTCGGCGGCGGGGAGCTGTTCGACAGCTACGTTGCCAGTTTCAACCGAGTCCTCGGGAAGAAGCGGGCCGTCTGGCCGGAGCACTGAGCCGCTGGCGGTGAGAGGCTGGGACCATGGCCCGGATCGAGCACTTCAACAACCCTAAGGCCCCGAAGCCGAACAGCATCGTCGTAGCCGTCACCGTCTTCGTTCAGGACGAGCAGGGACGCGTGTTGCTCATCCAGCGGACCGACAACGGCTTGTGGGCGTTACCCGGCGGCGCCCAGGACTTCGGCGAATACATCGCCGACACGGCAGTACGGGAGACGCGCGAGGAGACCGGGGTGGACATCGCGGTGACCGAGCTGGTTGGGATTTACACCAATCCGAGCCACGTCGTGGAGTACAGCGACGGCGAGGTACGACAGCAGTTTTCGATCTGCTTCCGAGGACGCTACCTAGGTGGCGAGCTGACGACGAGCGACGAATCATCGGCGGTCAGGTGGGTTACGCAGGACCAGCTGGAGGCCCTTCCGATCCACACGTCGATGCGACTACGAATTGACCACGGGTTCGAACGGCATTCCGACCCCTACATTGGTTGAGCCGCCATCAATTTGCGAACCCTCTCCACTACCATCAGTAGAGGTCTTTCTGCCTTGCTCCAGAACCGTGTCACGAGATCATCTGGGCCGTAGCGTAGACGGATCTCCGCAAGCCTCTCCTCGACACTCAAATCTTGTCCGTCGGGACCCGTGGTCATGTCCGCGTACCAGAGGACGTCGGATGCCGGTGACTCTTCCAGCGGAAACTCGGCTGCGAGCACATCCGCCAGGCCTCGCTCTTGAGCCTCGTACAGAGCGCATGAATGATTCGCGACAAGACCAGCCAGCCTACGCGGGTACCCGTGGCGCAGCAGCCATCGTGCGCCGTCTAAGGCATGGAATCCTGTAGTAACGATGCCAGGGGCGTATCCGATGTCGTGCAGCCAAGCGGCAGCAACCAAGGTGCCACGGTCCTCTTCGGGCACCAGTTGCTCTAGCATGCGGGCCTTGCTTCCCACGGCTTGGACGTGACGCCACCTCCGTGGTAGCGCCACCGCTAGCTGTTGCTCCGCTGCCAAGGCTGCACGTTCGGCACTTGATTGCACAGGGCGAGCCTACGGCCAAGCCTGTCGCGCGGCCACCCCTGCATCCCGTTTCCTCCATGATCCCCGTGCTGCCGCAAACCCACAGAACCACATGCATGCTGCGGTTAATAACTGCGCCCGTTGGATCCTTGGTTAAGGTTCCAAGCTGGAGAAGGCTAGCGCTTACCACTAGGCGGGGATGGGGCTGCCGCATCTAATGCTGAATATCTCATACTTATTCCCTCTGAAGGTGATCCGCTTTTGCGCTAGAACCTTGCGTTCAGGCGCAGGGATTCGTCCACCATGGACCAAAACAGGCAGGAAAGAAACAACTGCATCGGCGGTAAGCTCCTCGGCGAGTTTTGCGCCCGCTTGGATTTGCCTCAGTATCTGCGAAACATCAACCGCGCCACTCTTCAGCTCTAAGGCGAATACCTTTTCAACGTGAGACGGCGAGTAGAACACAATGAAGTCGCACAATGCGCCGGTGTGAGAGTGGTTGCGCTGGCGAAGCGTCCCAGACAAAATGGCTCTGGGTTCTCCCCCTCGCGGCATTGACACACTGCACCCGGCATCGTGGCAGCGGTTCACCCAGCAGCAGGAGCACGTTTGTCTAACGATGGAAGCGAGGCGACTACGATTTCGCGTCATTAAGGTCTCGCGCAATCGCGGCGGATTCGTTGTACAGCCAATCTGCCACTTCGGCGAACTCGGCGTCTGATATGCCGCTCGAGGGGTCCACGGTCAAGTGTTCAATGTTGCTTCCGTCGGGTCCTGGGTTCACTAAGTATGCCTCGACTGAATGGGGGTCAATGGAGGGTGAATTCGAAGGTTGCTCGTCTCTTGCTGTGGCAAGGGTGTGTAGTTTGATAAGGTTATTGAGCTGATTTAGGAAGTAATCGCTGTGGGTCGTGATGATAACCTTTGCGCCCTGGTTGATCATCAAAGCAATCGCCTGAGCGAACTTGACCTGCGAGGCGGGGTGCAGGTGACTCTCTGGCTCTTCGATGATGAGCAGGTCACCTCGTCTGAGTACGTGGCGTAGGAATAGAATCACCGGAGCCAGCTCCGATACCATCGACGAGGTGCGATGCAAAGCGTAGACAGAGGCACCCTCTGCAAACATAATCTCTGGAGCTGTGGGCGCTTGTGGCGCCAAATTTATCCGACCGTGCAGAATTTCGCCTTCGAGGAACCGTGCGGTTTCTTCGTATGTAGTGGTGCGCCGAGGGCTGAGTTCCAGGAGTTGACTCAGAAAGTCCGTGACAACGCCAGGCAGTTTTGGCACCGCGAAATCTTGAATGCCGACGAACGCCGATTGCCTGATTAGGGCGGCGGCCAGCGCCCGATGGCTATGCAACATGCCGGAACGGGCTGCCGGAAGATAGTATGCGAGATTAGGAAAGTTGCGAAAATAGTAGCGGAGAATCTCAGAGTAGACTTCTTGAAGAAGCCCGTACGGGTGCCTTTGGGTGACTTGTCGCCAAAGCCCATGATCCGATCGGCGAGACCTAAAGAAGCCGTCGATGATTGCATTCAGGTCTGCTTCACTCGGTTCGGAAACGTCTATTTCAAACGAGGGCTTGCCTTTGCGTATCGTGATGGACGCATGCCAGTCGTCATCATGTGCCAGCGTTATAATTGTTTCTCGTTTACCGTCAGCCAGGAACTCGTCAAGCGTGTCGCCGAAGCAGCGCTCTAACTCCGTAACGAAAACTTGGCAATAGTTCCGTAAAGTGGCGATCATGGGACGTGTCAATAAATGGCCCATACGTGTTGGTAGCGACACGCTCGACCCGCTTCGACCTTGCCCCTTATCATGGCGCTCCCAGCTCAAGAGCGCCTCTCGCAGCTGACGAGCCAGCTTGTCCAATGATCTGCCGTCGAAGTCGGGTGGCATTCCATAGTTGGCTAGCAGGCGAATTGCCCTCGGGTCTTGGAGTCGACGTCCCTGTCCGAGACCGATGCCGCCAGTCGGCTTGACGCGGCACGCCGCGTAGATGACGGTTGCAAGGGTGGACTTGCCAGAGTTGTTGGGGCCGAGAAAGACTGCTAAGTCACCAAGCGATACGTCTGCGGAGCGCACGTTGGCAAAGTTCCGGACCTTGATTTGCGCTGGCACGCTGACAGCTTACGCCACGAATGGTCCAACCAAGAGGCCACTTTCGGCAGCACTTGTAGCCAGTTGACTGACTGCGTCGTCTGTGGATCGCGGACGGCACGTGTAGTGCGGAGGCTGACGCACAAAATGCGGTGCCGCTGAAGTGTGAGGACTTTCTGTACGAGATCAAGGCGGCCCGCTTCGCAGGCCGCTCGCGCCGTCGAACCAGGGCCGGGCCGGAGGCCCGCCGCCGCGCCTCTGGCCTTCGGCCGCCAGCGCGTCGGTTGCAGCCCGCCGACGGCGCGACATGCCACAAAGCCCCGGGCCGCCATGAGCGTTGGCGGATCCGGGGCTGGAGGTTGAGGGCTAGAGCGGTCTCAGCTAGTACGCCAGCAGACGTAGTTAGGTGGTCGATCATTGGTAGGGATCAGGAAAACTCGGAATGCCGGCGGGCGCGCCAGAAGCTTCTACGGGGTCACAGGGGCCAGGCGGCCGGCGCATACCGTGCGAGCCGTCTCCCTCGCTCCCGTATGTCGCTGATATGCATAGCCTCAGCCTCTCCAGCGTCACGTGTCATCGTGAACTTTGATTTCCCATAAGTTTCACGCTTCTCTTCAAATGGCTTGTTCGACAGACCCCTGTTGAGAGTCTTTTCGAGAAGGGTTAAATTGTGGATCCTGTCGCGCATCGTGGAAAAATCGCTGAAGTCATCCTCGGAGGCGAAATCTGAGCGCGTCATCGAATCGGCAAGAATGTGTTCCACCGAGACGGCGGTACTGCTCCAGTCTGGCAAGCCCTCGGCATTTCCGCCGCGAGAGAGAACCATCTGCCTTTCCAGCCGCGCGAGTAGGTATTTTGCGCGCCCCAAAGAAAGTGGCCCATACGCCTGTATGGCTTGAATGAAATCATCATCGTTCGGAACGATGTGGCTGAGTTGTGTTCGTACTTGGTCTTGGTTGGTGGCCCTTTCGCTAGCCACCGCGATCGCAGCGGCGCAAAAAGCTTCCTCTGACTGCCCGCCGCCGATTTTTCCACCGACCACTGAGCGGATTGACCACCCAGTTACTTTGTTTACAAGCCTGGCGGCTCTCTCGGTATCCCAGGAACGGAAGGCCGCGAGTATGAGCGGGTTGCTAGATTCGAAACCGAATCGCCGATTTGCCAGCAGAGAGTCTCGGACGTCGGTATTAACGCCCGACCAGAGGATGTTGTCCGGTTCGCGCAGAGCCGTGTAGAACTTTAGGGCGTGGTCAAGCCTGAGTAGGTACTCCCGGATGCCGGCTGGCGTCTTTTCGATTGATGCCTGGAGTGCTTTATAAAGGTTCCGCATGGTCACCTTGCCATGCCTCGACATGTACTCGTAGCGTATGAATTTGACTAAGTCGTCAGCTTTGTCGAACCTGGAAGAAATTGAGGTCCAAGTACGCTCTACGAGTCCCAGGTAGTCGCGCCCTGCCTGGCTAAAGAGATAGTTCTTCAGTAGGTCGGCCGTGGTGAGCTCGGCGCCCCTGTCGTTCAGCGTCTCGAAGATCACGTACGCCTCAGAGAGTTCGCTGGCAAGGGCAAGTAGTACTTGGACACGCCTCTCAAGTTGATCGACCATGTCGACCAATATCTTGTAGTCAGTTCCGTCGGGAGTAAGATCCGCTAGGTGCTTCGCGCATGCTGCGTAACAGCGCCCTAAGGGATAGCTGGGTAGCGTCGGCTCGCCGGCGAGCATTTGTTCATAGGTGGGTGAGTCAACAGGATTCAGGATCAGGCGAGTGACTCGCTGTTCCTGAAGCAGTTCGAAGCGACGAAGGTATGTTTCGTCCACCGAGTTTGCGTGATCCTGCTTCCCAAGCTGTGCCAGCCGGTCCCTGATCGCGACCAAGAGGATCGCTGTTGTCGTCAGCCTCTGCTGGCCGTCAACGATAAGCTGCCGACTTGAGTCCTCGGTGTCGAAGGCTAGGACTACGGTCCCCATGAAATACGGCTGTTTACTAGACCGAGCGTTTTCGAGGTCATCGAGGAACTCGCGCACATTCGCATCATCCCAGGAATAGCTACGCTGGAATCTTGGGACTTTCAGCAAGCGGTCCGAGAGCAAGTGTGCCAGCCGGTCGTGACCGAAGTTCGTGGGGTCTGCCATTGATCCTCCGTCCGAGTGGCTCCTCCTCACCGTAGCGACATTGGGGTCGAGGTGCACTCACCGGACGGGCTCGCGTTGCCGGCGCGCAACGCTCAATTGTTTTGACCAAAGCGACGAGCCTCCGGCGGGGAGCTCGGGCGCTCTGGGATGGTTGGCGCCATCCCGACAGCCTCCGTCCGGGCAGAGCCGAGTGGGTGGGGCCTGCCCGGTCAAGGTCGTTCAGACGGTGGGGTGCTCCACCTTGACCGGGCAGGCCCCACCCACTCCACGGTGTGCGGACGAAGGCTGACGGGATGGCTGAGGGCGCAGCCGGGGAGGGTGCGGCCGAAGATCATCGGGCACAGATCCGGCACAACTGAGGCCGGCAAGGGGTGTCAATCAGTGTCAGGCAACGGCAGGGTTCTCCCAGGCCGGGACGACGATCCGCCCCGATGCGGATGATCCTCATACCCCATGAGGGATTAGTACGTGCAATCCGGGGTCCGATCAGGGACGATTGGCGCAACGGACGTCGGTGATCGGACGGGCGTCGACCGTTCGGGCCGTCATGCCCGACGTCGGTCGGCGGTCCTCCGCAGGAGCCGCTGAACCGGGAGGGTGACCGCGATGCCTGACATACGACCCACTGTGGGCTCCGGCGCGCTTGTCCTCAACGCCACCTACGAGCCCCTGTGTGTCGTGTCGGTGCGTCGTGCCGCGATCCTCGTGCTGACCGCAAAGGCGGTCTGCGTGGCCGACGGTGACGGCATCCTGCACAGCGCCCGCGACGCGCTCCCGGTGCCGTCGGTGGTCCGGTTGACCCGCTTCGTCCGGGTGCCGTACCGCACTCATGTGGGGCTGTCCCGGCGGGCGATCTTCGCCCGGGACGGCTGGCGTTGCGCCTACTGCCGTGGGCCGGCCGAGACCATCGACCACGTGTTCCCCCGTAGCCGGGGCGGCAGGCACGCCTGGGAGAACGTGGTTGCCGCGTGTGCCCGGTGCAACCACACGAAGGGTGACAAGACGCCCGCGGAGTTGGGTTGGCGGTTGCACGCGCTCCCGGCTGCTCCGAAAGGCACCGCCTGGCGGGTCCTCGGGCATCGCGCACCGGACCCCCGCTGGGCGGACTGGCTCGACCTGCGGGAGCCCGAAGCCGCCGCCTGAGCCCCGGACCCGGTCGCGGCAGGGCCTGCGCGGCCCGCCGTCAAGCACCACGGGCCTTGACCAGCGACGCGAAGACCACCACGTTGTCCGAGTAGCCGGTCTCACCGCCGACCCATCGGCCGCCGCAGGTGATCAGTCGCAGGCCGGGGCGGCTGAAGTCGCCGTACACCTCGTCGACGGGCAGTCGCCCCTTGTCGAAGTGGTCCACCGAATCCACCTCGAAGACCGCCACGCTGCGGTCGGAGCGGGTCACCTCGATCTCGTCGCCGGAGCGCAGTTCGCCGAGCTGGTGGAAGACCGCAGGCCCGCTCGTGGTGTCCACGTGTCCGACGATCACCGCCGGGCCGTACTGGCCGGGGGTGGGGCCCTGGTCGTACCAGCCGGCCTCCTGGGCGCGGGCGGCGTCCGGCACGGCGATGGTGCCGTCGGCGGCGATGCCCACGTCATGCACCGGAGCCCGTACGTCGATCTTGCTGATGGCCAGATCGGTTGGTCGACTGGCAGGCAGCACCGGGAACTTCTTCGGTGGTGGCCGCAGGCCGGCGCTGAGACTGTCCGGCAGGACGTTGATCCCGGTGACCTGCTCGATGCCGAGCATCGCGACGATCAGCACCATCACTGCGGCGACGGCCAGCACCGGCAGCCCCGGCCCCGGGCCGAACCGCCGGCCCACCAGCGGCGACCCGACGGGACGACGGCGCGGCGGCAGCGGGCGGGCATCCGGGTCGGTGGTGGCGACGCTCGCTGCCACCGCCTGGCCGGCGACCCGGCGCAGTCGGCGCGAGGCGCCGGCCACCAGCCGACCGGAGGCGCGCAGCGCCGTCCCGGCCCGCTGTCGGGCACGGCGCTCCGGCCGCGTACGCGCGGATCTGCGGGTCATGGCGTGCCCGGCTCAGGAGCCGGCTCCGGTCCGACGCCGGCTGCCCGCCATGCCAAGCGCGACTGCGACGCCCACCACTGCCACGCCGCCGAGCACGAGCATCGAGCCGGTGCCCCGGCCGCCGGCGGTGCCGCCACCACCGGTCGCGGGCCCCTTGCTGGGCGATGCCATGTTCAGCACCGTCAGCATGGTGGAGGCCGTCTGGTTGTTCTGGCACTTCAGGTCGGCCGGGTAGTCACCGGGCTGCTTGTTGGCCGGCACGGTGACCTCCCCCTTGAGGAAGCCGTTGTCCGGCCTGAGCATCACGTGCCCGAACGCGTCGGAGTGCACGTTTGCCTGCCGGTCGTTGTTGTTGTCGCAACTCGCCTTGATGCTCACCCGGCTGCCGGCCTGGACGCTGTTGGGCGTCACCTCGATGAAGGTGTTCTCACCGGCTCGTGCCGGTGCCACCGACAACAGGACGAACGCCCCGACCAGCCCCAACAGCGTCAGTGCGGACGAGAGTGCGCGGTTGATCGTGCGAAGCCCCTGCATGATTTCCCCCTCCCGGCGTCGACCGCCGGAACCCTCCCCTGGGTACGCCGCTGAGTTCCCGCTGGCCCGGGGGCAAACCCGCGAACGTGCAGGGTCAGCGGCGGGGACGGCAGGGTCAGCGGCGGGGGACGGCCGGGTCGGCGGGCGGGAGTGGGTGGATCGGCTGCCAGTGCAGCGGTGACGAGAGGACCATCGTGCTCGACGGCTGCCCGTACGGGGCGAGCCGGTCGATGACCCCTTCGAAGTCGTCGATCGAGCCGGCGGCCACCTTGAGCATGCTGCACGCGTCTCCGGTGATCCGGTGGATCTCCAGGATCTCGGGCCAGCCGGCCACCTCCGGGTCGTGCAGGATGCAGCGCGCGCCATAACAGGACATTCGGATCAGCGCGACCACCGTACGACCGGCCCGGGTCAGGTCGACGTGGGCGTGGTAGCCGACGATCACTCCGGTCTCCTCCAGCCGGCGGACCCGCTCCGCAACCGCTGGTGGGGACAGGTGCACCCGTCGCGACAGCTCGCTGAAGGAGAGCCTCGCGTCGGCCTGCAACTCGCGCAGTAGCGCCCAGTCCATGTGGTCCACGCTGCGACCTTACTTTCGTGAAGCCGATTCGCCCACCTGCCTTTCGTTCGCCATCTCAGGCCGGGAAGTGCCGTTGATCAGGCATTCCATCTGCCGATCCAACCGCGGGATCATGTTGTCGGCACATCCGGAGGGAGACGACTGGTGGATCAGACGGAGCGGCGGGCACCCGAACGCGGCGTCACGGTACGACCGGTGACCCCGCGTCAGCGGGCCGCGCGGGCCGCACGCAACGGCGGCGAGCCGACGCTGGAGTTCGCCGAGCTGGTGCCCTACGACGCGTACGTGCGGGCGAGCGCACTGCACCAGTTGCAGCAGCCATTGAGCGACGACCCCGGCGAGATGTCGTTCCTGGTGGTCAGCCAGATCATGGAGCTGTACTTCGGGCTGACCTGCCACGAGCTGCGTGACGCCCAACGTCTGCTGCGCGAGGACCGGATCGCGGATGCCCTGGCCCCGCTGCGCCGCGCCACCCTGCACCTGGAGGGGCTCAACGCCTCCTGGAAGGGTCTGCGCTGGATGACCCCTGCCGACTTCAACAGGTTCCGCAACCTGCTGGGTGAGGGCTCCGGGTTCCAGTCGGCGATGTACCGGCAGCTGGAGTTCCTGCTCGGTCTGCGTGATCCGGCGCTGATCCGACCGTTCCGCAGGCAGACCGAGGTGCACGCCGCGCTGACCGCCGCGCTTGCCGCCCCGAGCCTCTGGGACGACGTGGTGGCGCTGCTCGCCCGGCAGGGCTTCGACCTTCCCGCCGACCTGCTCGACCGGGACGTGGCGGTCGAGCACGACCCGAACCCGGCGGTCGAGGAGGCCTGGGTGCGGATCTACGTCGACGGTGGTCCGGACAACCAGCTGCGGCTGCTGGGCGAGGCGCTCAGCGGCGTGGCCGAGGAGTTCGGCGACTGGCGCTGGAACCACGTGAAGGCGGTCCAGCGGACAATGGGCGCGAAGGTCGGCAGCGGCGGCTCGGCCGGCCTGGCGTGGCTGCAACGGAGCATGGCCCGGGTGGTCTTCCCGGAGCTGTGGTCGGCACGTACGGCGATGTGAATCGAGAGCGAGACACCCCTGTGGACACCCCTGCAACCGACCCCCTGGCCTTCGCCGCGGGCGAAGCCGACTCACTGGACGTCGCCACCGCCGAGGCGCAGGCGCTGCGTCTCGACGAGGCCGACCCCGGTCACCGGCACCTCTTCCACGTGCCGCCCGCCGACGGCGGCGAGCACCCCGAGTCGGCGTACCTGGCGGGCAACTCGCTCGGCCTGCAACCACGTGCGACCCGTGACGAACTCCTCGCCGACCTGGACGACTGGCGTCGGCTCGGCGTCGAGGGGCATGTGGAGGCGGGGCGGCCCTGGCTGCCGTACCACGAGTTGTTGACCGCTCCGGCCGCCCGACTTGTCGGCGCCCGGCCCGCGGAGACCGTGGTGATGAACTCGCTCACCGTCAACCTGCACCTGCTGATGGTCAGCTTCTACCGCCCGGCGGGGGAGCGCACCCGCATCGTCATCGAGGACACGGCGTTCCCCTCGGACAGCTACGCGGTGCGCAGCCAGGCCCGCTTCCACGGTCTGGACCCGGACGCCACGGTCGTGCGGCTCAAGCCCCGACCCGGCACCGACACGCTCGGCACCGAGGACGTCCTGGACTTCCTGGCCCGGGAGGGCCACACGGTGGCGTTGCTGATGCTCGGCGGCGTCAACTACCTCACCGGCGAGCTGATGGACATCCCGGCGATCACGGCAGCCGGGCGGGCCGCCGGCGCGGTGGTCGGCTGGGACCTGGCGCACGCCGCCGGCAACGTGCCGCTGTCCCTGCACGACTGGGACGTCGACTTCGCCGCCTGGTGCTCCTACAAGTACCTGAACTCCGGTCCGGGTGCGCTCGGTGGCGTCTTCGTGCACGAGCGCCACCTCGGCAACCCTGACCTGCCCCGCTTCGAGGGCTGGTGGAGCACCGAGGCGGCCACCCGCTTCGAGATGACCCCGGAGTCGCGTCCACCGGCCACCGCCGACGCCTGGCAGATCTCCAATCCGCCGATCTTCGCGATGGGGCCGGTACGCACCTCGCTGGAGCTGTTCGACTCGATCGGCATGCCGGCGCTGCGCGAGCGCAGCCTGCGGCTCACCCGCTGGCTGGAGCGCCTGCTAGACGAGGTCACCGCCGACCGGCCGTTGCAGGTCGTCACACCCCGTGACCCGGTCCGTCGGGGCTGCCAACTCTCCGTCCGGGTCGGTGCCGGCAACGCCGCCGAGCTGACCAAGAGGCTGCGGCACGAGCACGGCGTGGTCGCCGACGCCAGGGAACCGGACATCGTCCGCTTCGCCCCGGTTCCGCTCTACTCCACCTACCACGACTGCTGGCGGGCCGCCGCCGCGCTCGCCGCGACGGTCGGGCAGTACTCAACGAAGGGGCAACCGCGATGACCTCCCGGCGCGACGAGATCGCGATCATCGGCGCCGGGCTGGCCGGTAGCCTTGCCGCCTGCTTCCTCGCGCGACGCGGCTACCCGGTGGTCCTGTACGAGCGTCGGCCCGACCCGCGTGCCGGCACGGCCGAGCGTGGACGCTCGATCAACCTCGCGCTCTCCGAGCGTGGCCTCGACGCGTTGCGCCGCGTCGGCCTCGACGAGCAGGTGATGGCCGACGCCCTGCCGATGCGCGGCCGGATGATCCACCCGGTCGAGGGGGAGCCGCAGTTCCAGTCGTACAGCGCCGCCGGTGACCGGGCGATCAACTCGATCAGCCGGGGCGCGCTGAACAACGCCCTGCTGGACGCCGCCGCCGCGCTGCCCGGCGTACGCGTCGTCTTCGACCACCGTCTCGTCGGGCTCGACCCGACGAACGGCAGCCTTACCTTCGAGACCCCGCAGGGCCAGGTCGCCGCCAAGGCGTCCGTGGTGCTGGGCGCCGACGGCGCGGGTTCCGCAGTACGTGGACAGTTGCTCGCCGACGGCCTGCTGACCGAGAACGTGGACCTGCTCGACTACGGGTACAAGGAGCTGACCCTGCCGCCGCTGGGTGGGGACTTCGCGTTGGACCCGGACGCGCTGCACATCTGGCCGCGCGGCACCTCGATGATGATCGCCCTGCCGAATCCGGACCGCTCGTTCACCTGCACGCTGTTCTGGCCCAACGAGGGCACCGGCAGCTTCGCGGCGTTGGACAACCCGGCGGCCATCGAGCACTACTTCGCGAGGCACTACCCGGACGTGGTGCCGCTGGCCCCGAACCTGGTGGACGACTACGAGAACAACCCGGTGGGTGTGCTCGGCACCGTCCACTGCGCTCCCTGGCAGGTGAACGGCACCGTCGGTCTGCTGGGCGACGCGGCGCACGCCATCGTGCCGTTCTACGGGCAGGGCGCCAACTGCGCCTTCGAGGACGTCGTCGAACTGGACCGTTGCCTCGACGAGTGCGCCGACGAGTGGTCGGAGGCGCTGCCGCTGTACCAGCAGCGGCG from Micromonospora profundi harbors:
- a CDS encoding HD domain-containing protein yields the protein MQSSAERAALAAEQQLAVALPRRWRHVQAVGSKARMLEQLVPEEDRGTLVAAAWLHDIGYAPGIVTTGFHALDGARWLLRHGYPRRLAGLVANHSCALYEAQERGLADVLAAEFPLEESPASDVLWYADMTTGPDGQDLSVEERLAEIRLRYGPDDLVTRFWSKAERPLLMVVERVRKLMAAQPM
- a CDS encoding tryptophan 2,3-dioxygenase encodes the protein MDQTERRAPERGVTVRPVTPRQRAARAARNGGEPTLEFAELVPYDAYVRASALHQLQQPLSDDPGEMSFLVVSQIMELYFGLTCHELRDAQRLLREDRIADALAPLRRATLHLEGLNASWKGLRWMTPADFNRFRNLLGEGSGFQSAMYRQLEFLLGLRDPALIRPFRRQTEVHAALTAALAAPSLWDDVVALLARQGFDLPADLLDRDVAVEHDPNPAVEEAWVRIYVDGGPDNQLRLLGEALSGVAEEFGDWRWNHVKAVQRTMGAKVGSGGSAGLAWLQRSMARVVFPELWSARTAM
- a CDS encoding AAA family ATPase, whose amino-acid sequence is MPAQIKVRNFANVRSADVSLGDLAVFLGPNNSGKSTLATVIYAACRVKPTGGIGLGQGRRLQDPRAIRLLANYGMPPDFDGRSLDKLARQLREALLSWERHDKGQGRSGSSVSLPTRMGHLLTRPMIATLRNYCQVFVTELERCFGDTLDEFLADGKRETIITLAHDDDWHASITIRKGKPSFEIDVSEPSEADLNAIIDGFFRSRRSDHGLWRQVTQRHPYGLLQEVYSEILRYYFRNFPNLAYYLPAARSGMLHSHRALAAALIRQSAFVGIQDFAVPKLPGVVTDFLSQLLELSPRRTTTYEETARFLEGEILHGRINLAPQAPTAPEIMFAEGASVYALHRTSSMVSELAPVILFLRHVLRRGDLLIIEEPESHLHPASQVKFAQAIALMINQGAKVIITTHSDYFLNQLNNLIKLHTLATARDEQPSNSPSIDPHSVEAYLVNPGPDGSNIEHLTVDPSSGISDAEFAEVADWLYNESAAIARDLNDAKS
- a CDS encoding Lrp/AsnC family transcriptional regulator: MDHMDWALLRELQADARLSFSELSRRVHLSPPAVAERVRRLEETGVIVGYHAHVDLTRAGRTVVALIRMSCYGARCILHDPEVAGWPEILEIHRITGDACSMLKVAAGSIDDFEGVIDRLAPYGQPSSTMVLSSPLHWQPIHPLPPADPAVPRR
- a CDS encoding helix-turn-helix domain-containing protein, which produces MPNDRLRNGLLKKGLTSAMLADRLGVDPKTVERWITQTRNPYPRYRHTIAELLDESESYLWPDALPTQRAVQVSQSEVVHIYPRRGAVPTDLWQRLLEQATRQVGVLVYGGLFLPEFNHRWVPTLREKALAGVQVELLFGDPEGGHIAERGDDEGIGPAMSNKILNALAFYKDLRDLDTVGIYYHDTILYNSIYRFDDEMLVNTHLYGTPAAYAPVLHLRRLGGGELFDSYVASFNRVLGKKRAVWPEH
- a CDS encoding DUF262 domain-containing protein, which codes for MADPTNFGHDRLAHLLSDRLLKVPRFQRSYSWDDANVREFLDDLENARSSKQPYFMGTVVLAFDTEDSSRQLIVDGQQRLTTTAILLVAIRDRLAQLGKQDHANSVDETYLRRFELLQEQRVTRLILNPVDSPTYEQMLAGEPTLPSYPLGRCYAACAKHLADLTPDGTDYKILVDMVDQLERRVQVLLALASELSEAYVIFETLNDRGAELTTADLLKNYLFSQAGRDYLGLVERTWTSISSRFDKADDLVKFIRYEYMSRHGKVTMRNLYKALQASIEKTPAGIREYLLRLDHALKFYTALREPDNILWSGVNTDVRDSLLANRRFGFESSNPLILAAFRSWDTERAARLVNKVTGWSIRSVVGGKIGGGQSEEAFCAAAIAVASERATNQDQVRTQLSHIVPNDDDFIQAIQAYGPLSLGRAKYLLARLERQMVLSRGGNAEGLPDWSSTAVSVEHILADSMTRSDFASEDDFSDFSTMRDRIHNLTLLEKTLNRGLSNKPFEEKRETYGKSKFTMTRDAGEAEAMHISDIRERGRRLARYAPAAWPL
- a CDS encoding NUDIX domain-containing protein, translated to MARIEHFNNPKAPKPNSIVVAVTVFVQDEQGRVLLIQRTDNGLWALPGGAQDFGEYIADTAVRETREETGVDIAVTELVGIYTNPSHVVEYSDGEVRQQFSICFRGRYLGGELTTSDESSAVRWVTQDQLEALPIHTSMRLRIDHGFERHSDPYIG
- the kynU gene encoding kynureninase, translating into MDVATAEAQALRLDEADPGHRHLFHVPPADGGEHPESAYLAGNSLGLQPRATRDELLADLDDWRRLGVEGHVEAGRPWLPYHELLTAPAARLVGARPAETVVMNSLTVNLHLLMVSFYRPAGERTRIVIEDTAFPSDSYAVRSQARFHGLDPDATVVRLKPRPGTDTLGTEDVLDFLAREGHTVALLMLGGVNYLTGELMDIPAITAAGRAAGAVVGWDLAHAAGNVPLSLHDWDVDFAAWCSYKYLNSGPGALGGVFVHERHLGNPDLPRFEGWWSTEAATRFEMTPESRPPATADAWQISNPPIFAMGPVRTSLELFDSIGMPALRERSLRLTRWLERLLDEVTADRPLQVVTPRDPVRRGCQLSVRVGAGNAAELTKRLRHEHGVVADAREPDIVRFAPVPLYSTYHDCWRAAAALAATVGQYSTKGQPR
- a CDS encoding class F sortase — protein: MRASGRLVAGASRRLRRVAGQAVAASVATTDPDARPLPPRRRPVGSPLVGRRFGPGPGLPVLAVAAVMVLIVAMLGIEQVTGINVLPDSLSAGLRPPPKKFPVLPASRPTDLAISKIDVRAPVHDVGIAADGTIAVPDAARAQEAGWYDQGPTPGQYGPAVIVGHVDTTSGPAVFHQLGELRSGDEIEVTRSDRSVAVFEVDSVDHFDKGRLPVDEVYGDFSRPGLRLITCGGRWVGGETGYSDNVVVFASLVKARGA
- a CDS encoding HNH endonuclease produces the protein MPDIRPTVGSGALVLNATYEPLCVVSVRRAAILVLTAKAVCVADGDGILHSARDALPVPSVVRLTRFVRVPYRTHVGLSRRAIFARDGWRCAYCRGPAETIDHVFPRSRGGRHAWENVVAACARCNHTKGDKTPAELGWRLHALPAAPKGTAWRVLGHRAPDPRWADWLDLREPEAAA